In Chloroflexota bacterium, a single window of DNA contains:
- a CDS encoding Lrp/AsnC family transcriptional regulator has product MANKRIDGLDQKIIASLRENGRKSNRDLAREIGVTEATIRKRIRGLIERGSMHIAALTNPFHLGYNVNMLVGIQAEPAHLEEIAHKIAELRQVRFVSISAGRYNIVAVVLFTSSDDLLDFLTKKLAAIPGIKGVETSQYLKVTKRTYDWVPVSQSGS; this is encoded by the coding sequence ATGGCTAATAAACGCATCGATGGCCTGGATCAAAAGATTATAGCCTCTCTGCGCGAAAATGGGCGGAAGAGTAACAGGGATTTGGCCCGGGAGATAGGGGTCACAGAGGCAACCATACGCAAACGCATAAGAGGCTTAATCGAGCGGGGGAGTATGCACATTGCTGCTCTAACCAATCCCTTCCACTTGGGCTACAACGTTAACATGCTCGTAGGCATCCAGGCGGAGCCGGCTCACCTAGAGGAAATTGCGCACAAAATCGCTGAGCTGAGGCAGGTCAGGTTTGTGAGCATCTCGGCTGGTAGGTACAACATAGTTGCTGTTGTCCTATTCACTTCGAGTGATGACCTTCTCGACTTCCTAACCAAGAAACTAGCCGCGATCCCCGGGATCAAGGGCGTAGAGACCTCCCAATATCTGAAGGTAACTAAGCGAACATATGACTGGGTACCTGTTAGTCAATCTGGGAGCTAA
- a CDS encoding cupin domain-containing protein has protein sequence MTEGSVYIDFDKVEWYYGEGNWQEKVVVSPELGAGKLSVAYVIFGSGGSTHDYHVHEDLDEAVIVVDGVLDAFKQSSEGEIRVPLKRGDVFFTPRGTPHRFANPYLEPATAIAAKAIL, from the coding sequence ATGACTGAGGGCAGCGTGTACATCGATTTCGACAAAGTAGAATGGTACTATGGCGAGGGGAACTGGCAGGAAAAGGTTGTGGTGTCCCCAGAACTGGGGGCTGGGAAACTGTCGGTTGCATACGTCATCTTTGGATCAGGGGGCTCCACGCATGATTATCACGTCCATGAGGATTTAGATGAGGCTGTTATCGTCGTGGATGGGGTCTTGGATGCGTTCAAGCAGTCATCAGAGGGTGAGATCCGAGTCCCATTGAAGAGGGGTGATGTGTTTTTTACGCCACGTGGCACTCCACATCGTTTCGCAAACCCATATCTAGAGCCTGCTACTGCTATTGCGGCTAAGGCCATACTGTAG
- a CDS encoding ABC transporter substrate-binding protein: MEEVDRLQGLFSQGKISRREFIVRAAALGLSVSSIAAFLSACAPPPAAPTPTPVPPKAPTPTTVPAPRAGGALVIAKEAEAVGFDAHTSIGFSAREIIEHLYSGLVRLDEGNKVIPDLAESWDTSPDGLNYTFHLRKGAKFHNGREVTAEDVIYSIDRIRDPALKSYYTSRFDLVSKYEATDKYTVRFTLKEPYAPFLGFLAGGVGGTQPMVVAHEVVKQYGNLLEHDGGAGPFMLSEFVRDNFTKLVKFKDYFEKGLPYLDGLTFQIMPDETSRIAAVRTGRAQLTLARLPESVAAVKGDPSVVLIEQMAGNYYALGINCARSPFDKQEVREALSWAIDRQEIIAGAVGGRATLLGPIPPAYAEWSLPADAYPSYKRNVAKAKELLAKAGYPAGFKTTIMASQQYPLQVANAQIIQRQLKEVGIEAEIVLTEWAQYIKNWRARDFNLFSALDSLSPEPGELAHHYASWGPANVYGLKSPEADALMRKGQTTVDPAERKKIYNELQKVLVQQAPKLWLYSPPVVEIASPKLKGYKPLALEWRLLLRKAWLEA; this comes from the coding sequence ATGGAAGAGGTTGATAGGCTACAAGGTTTGTTCAGCCAAGGGAAGATAAGCCGCCGAGAGTTCATCGTGCGAGCTGCGGCCTTGGGTCTCTCCGTATCTAGTATAGCGGCCTTTCTCTCAGCCTGTGCCCCACCGCCGGCCGCACCGACACCGACGCCTGTGCCTCCCAAGGCCCCTACACCTACTACGGTACCTGCGCCGCGAGCGGGAGGTGCGTTAGTTATAGCCAAAGAGGCTGAAGCGGTGGGCTTTGATGCACACACATCCATAGGCTTTTCTGCACGCGAGATCATCGAGCACCTGTATAGCGGTCTGGTGCGGTTGGATGAGGGGAATAAGGTCATTCCTGACCTGGCTGAATCTTGGGATACTTCACCAGACGGGTTGAACTACACCTTTCACCTGCGCAAAGGGGCCAAGTTTCACAATGGTCGGGAGGTTACGGCGGAAGACGTCATCTACAGCATCGATCGCATAAGGGATCCCGCGCTCAAGTCGTACTACACCAGTCGGTTCGACCTGGTTAGTAAGTACGAGGCTACTGACAAGTATACCGTGCGGTTCACACTCAAGGAGCCTTATGCTCCTTTTCTGGGCTTCTTAGCCGGTGGAGTTGGCGGAACGCAACCCATGGTGGTAGCCCATGAAGTGGTGAAACAGTATGGGAACCTATTGGAGCATGATGGTGGTGCAGGGCCCTTCATGCTTTCCGAGTTCGTCCGTGACAACTTCACTAAGTTGGTGAAGTTCAAGGATTACTTTGAGAAGGGGCTCCCCTACCTGGATGGCCTCACCTTCCAAATCATGCCAGATGAGACCTCAAGGATAGCCGCCGTACGTACTGGAAGAGCTCAGCTAACCCTCGCTCGTTTGCCGGAGAGCGTGGCAGCAGTGAAGGGAGATCCGAGTGTAGTTCTCATCGAGCAGATGGCCGGAAACTATTATGCCCTGGGCATCAATTGCGCGCGATCCCCATTTGATAAACAGGAGGTGAGGGAGGCCCTCAGTTGGGCTATTGATAGACAGGAGATCATCGCAGGGGCAGTTGGTGGCAGAGCCACCCTCCTGGGCCCTATTCCTCCGGCGTATGCTGAGTGGTCGTTGCCAGCCGATGCATATCCATCCTACAAGCGCAATGTGGCCAAGGCCAAGGAGCTACTGGCGAAAGCTGGCTACCCAGCTGGCTTTAAGACCACCATTATGGCCTCCCAGCAGTATCCTCTCCAGGTTGCAAATGCTCAGATAATTCAACGCCAGTTGAAGGAGGTGGGCATTGAGGCGGAGATAGTTCTCACAGAGTGGGCCCAGTACATCAAGAATTGGCGTGCCAGAGATTTCAATTTGTTTAGCGCGCTCGATAGCCTTTCTCCTGAACCCGGCGAGCTAGCCCACCATTATGCCTCTTGGGGACCAGCGAACGTGTATGGACTGAAGAGTCCGGAGGCTGATGCGTTGATGCGGAAGGGGCAAACCACGGTGGATCCTGCGGAACGCAAGAAAATCTACAACGAGCTTCAAAAGGTTCTTGTACAACAGGCTCCAAAACTGTGGTTGTACTCTCCTCCTGTCGTCGAAATAGCTTCACCCAAATTGAAGGGTTACAAGCCGTTGGCCCTTGAGTGGAGGTTGCTCCTGCGGAAGGCGTGGCTTGAGGCCTAG